In one window of Scytonema millei VB511283 DNA:
- a CDS encoding hybrid sensor histidine kinase/response regulator has protein sequence MSMAIAGYTLLEVMTECTSTTVYRAYRDTDKTSVIIKTPKAERTSIEELTYLKHEYNILHDLKIAGFLQPLTLESYRNGLALIYADFSGISLKKLLESQKRFELNSFLSIATQLVSTIAQLHQHNIIHKDIQPCNILANPETGQALFIDLSLASRLPIENQIVRHPDLLEGNLAYMSPEQTGRMNRALDYRTDFYSLGVTFYEMLTGQLPFQANNPLELIHSHIAKAAVSPREYQPEIPPAIAEIVMKLLAKTAEDRYQSALGLKADLETCLSMLQTTQKISSFRVGQLDLSSQFSIPQKLYGREREVTTLIDAFDRVSRGATEMMLVSGYSGVGKSSLVNEVHKPIVGARGYFISGKFDQFKRNIPYASLIQAFQELIRQLLTESRDRIAIWQAKLLAALGSNGQIIIDVIPEVERIIGVQPVVPSLGITESQNRFNRVFRQFIHVFTQPEHPLVIFLDDLQWVDLASLKLIQLLVCDSNSQYLLLIGAYRDNEVNGSHPLMVTLAEIQQTHVVTNDIVLQPLQITHTNQLVADTLRTNTTTTKSLAELVFKKTQGNPFFLTQLLKSLYQEKLLTFDFDRAGWQWDIQVLQEIEITDNVIELMVGQIQKLSPKTQNVLKFAACIGDKFTLDVLAIVNEKSLLETAKDLWEALQANLILPLSEAYKIPLAIEPDTSRILLVKPLKVSYKFLHDRVQQAAYSLIPDPQKQATHLKIGQLLLKNTAIEEQKENIFALVNHLNYGSDLLTLDAEKYELAELNLLAGQKAKAAMAYESAMRYFKLGLGLLTANSWQNQYELTQALYESAVETAYLNGDFEQMEQWATIVLKQAKTPIDKMKVYEVKIQTCMAQVKQLEAIAIGLQALELLGVKLPQSPSSLDLQQALSRTATNLAGKNIAELINLPLMTEVDKLAAIRMLTSLGSPTYQAAPMLFPLVVCEQVNLSLEFGNAPFSAYGYVCYGVILNGIVEDVESAYQFGKLALNLVERFNTVELKTSVFFVAGSCTMHGKVDARETLPLLLNGYRNGLENGHFEYGGYAAMQRCQYSYFTGQELANLERDMANLSDALLQLKQENALSWNQIFQQSVSNLLEPAQNRCCLLGQAYNEERSLPLLEKANDRTGLHYLYINKLILCYLFGESERALENADRAAQYLDGVKAFLVVPVFHFYDSLAQLVIYPSASRSQQEQLLDRVLNNQKKMRKWAGYAPMNFQHKYELVEAEQARILGQYWQAMEFYDRAIAGAREHGYIQEEALANELAAKFYFLQGKDKIAQVYLVEAYYGYLRWGAAAKIKDLEAKYPQLLAQAPKQESPFEEINQTANSTPLKSSKNLDLATVMKASQALSSEIVLNNLLTKLMQTVLENAGAEKGFLLLDKAGELYIEAIGGSSLDEIAGRKVLPFKILETCEDCLILPISVINYVARTLESIVLNNATVAEIFATDPYIVDRQPKSVLCTPILHQGKLTGILYLENNLTTGAFTPDRLEILQLLSAQAAISIENARLYHDLENYNQSLETKVAERTLELQAKNVQLQQEIGDRQRAEIAASAASQAKSEFLANMSHELRTPLNGILGYAQILKREKALTEQQKNGLDIIYRCGDHLLTLIDDVLDISKIEAQKMELDCHDFNFLEFLAGIVDICQIRAEQKGICLTYQPSNLPQFIRADEKRLRQVLLNLLGNAVKFTEKGSVTFKVSDRAGKLRFQVEDTGIGMAAEQLEEIFLPFQQVGKHRHHVEGTGLGLAISKQLVQKMGGDIEVKSTLGQGSAFWFELEFPRICQLAEVTNTSKRRIIGFKGDRLKVLVIDDKWSNRSVIVNMLEPLGFEMLEAIDGLDGLTKAQAFQPDCAILDLVMPGMDGFEVTRHLRALPELAGVVAIAISASVFDFDRRQSQAVGCDDFLPKPVRETDLLEKLRIHLGLEWIYEEESTIKALDNSPPRELAAGAIVSHSSLLPAPRSLLPDPAAAGAIVPPPVEEMAKLLDLAMRGDIRGILEQAARIEALDRRFLPFALHLRQLAKSYKEKQILEFVKKYLET, from the coding sequence ATGAGCATGGCGATCGCGGGTTATACGCTACTAGAAGTTATGACTGAATGCACTAGCACGACTGTTTATCGTGCTTATAGAGATACAGACAAAACCTCAGTTATTATTAAAACTCCGAAAGCCGAGCGTACATCTATAGAAGAGCTGACTTACTTAAAACACGAGTATAACATTCTTCACGATCTGAAAATAGCAGGGTTCCTTCAACCATTAACTTTAGAAAGTTATCGAAATGGGTTAGCGCTGATCTATGCAGACTTTTCAGGAATATCTTTAAAAAAACTGCTCGAATCGCAAAAACGATTTGAATTGAATAGCTTTTTATCAATTGCAACTCAATTAGTTTCAACCATCGCTCAGCTGCATCAACACAACATTATTCATAAAGATATTCAGCCCTGCAATATCCTAGCGAATCCCGAAACAGGTCAAGCGCTGTTTATCGATCTCAGCCTTGCTTCACGCTTGCCTATAGAGAATCAAATCGTTCGTCATCCCGATCTATTAGAAGGCAATCTTGCCTATATGTCACCTGAGCAAACAGGTAGGATGAACCGGGCGCTCGATTATCGAACTGACTTTTATTCGTTAGGCGTGACTTTCTATGAAATGCTGACAGGACAGCTACCATTTCAGGCAAACAATCCACTAGAACTCATTCACTCGCATATTGCTAAAGCCGCTGTATCGCCTAGAGAATATCAGCCAGAAATTCCGCCAGCGATCGCGGAAATTGTGATGAAATTACTAGCAAAAACGGCAGAAGACCGCTATCAAAGTGCGTTGGGTTTGAAGGCTGACTTAGAAACTTGTCTGAGCATGTTACAGACGACTCAAAAAATTTCTTCCTTCCGTGTAGGACAGCTCGATTTATCCAGTCAATTTTCAATTCCTCAAAAACTTTACGGTCGCGAACGAGAAGTTACAACTCTTATAGATGCTTTCGATCGCGTCAGTCGAGGCGCGACCGAGATGATGTTAGTTAGCGGTTATTCTGGGGTCGGTAAATCTTCTTTAGTCAATGAAGTTCATAAACCAATTGTGGGAGCGCGGGGATATTTTATTTCGGGTAAATTCGACCAATTTAAGCGCAATATTCCTTATGCTTCTTTAATTCAAGCATTTCAAGAATTAATCCGGCAATTACTGACCGAAAGTCGCGATCGCATTGCAATTTGGCAAGCCAAACTTTTGGCGGCTTTAGGTTCTAACGGTCAGATAATTATTGACGTTATTCCCGAAGTCGAACGCATTATTGGCGTGCAGCCAGTAGTTCCTAGTTTAGGAATAACTGAGTCTCAAAATCGATTTAATCGAGTATTTCGACAATTTATTCACGTATTTACTCAACCAGAACATCCGCTAGTTATTTTTTTAGATGACTTACAGTGGGTCGATCTAGCTTCTTTAAAACTGATTCAGTTGCTTGTATGTGACTCGAATAGTCAATATTTATTATTAATCGGAGCTTATCGCGATAATGAAGTTAATGGCTCTCATCCTCTAATGGTGACTTTGGCTGAGATTCAACAAACTCATGTCGTAACGAATGATATTGTCCTTCAACCTTTACAAATTACCCACACTAACCAATTAGTTGCCGATACTCTCCGCACGAACACTACTACAACCAAGTCGCTGGCTGAGTTAGTGTTTAAGAAAACTCAAGGTAATCCTTTTTTCTTAACTCAGCTACTAAAATCTCTATATCAAGAAAAACTGTTGACATTTGATTTCGATCGCGCTGGCTGGCAGTGGGATATTCAGGTGCTTCAGGAAATTGAGATTACTGACAATGTTATTGAATTAATGGTTGGTCAAATTCAAAAATTATCACCAAAGACGCAGAACGTTCTTAAGTTTGCTGCCTGTATCGGAGATAAATTCACATTGGATGTTTTAGCTATTGTCAATGAGAAATCTTTGTTAGAAACAGCAAAGGATTTATGGGAAGCCTTACAAGCAAATCTAATTTTACCCCTTTCTGAAGCATATAAAATTCCGCTAGCGATCGAGCCAGATACCTCAAGAATATTATTAGTTAAACCATTAAAAGTTAGCTATAAGTTTTTGCACGATCGCGTCCAGCAAGCAGCTTATTCTCTGATTCCAGATCCACAAAAACAAGCAACTCATCTAAAAATCGGTCAGCTACTACTCAAAAATACCGCGATCGAAGAACAGAAAGAAAATATTTTTGCTTTAGTTAATCACCTAAATTATGGCTCTGACTTACTCACTTTAGATGCGGAAAAATACGAGCTAGCCGAACTTAATCTCTTAGCTGGTCAGAAAGCGAAAGCAGCAATGGCGTACGAGTCTGCTATGCGCTACTTTAAATTGGGTTTGGGATTATTAACAGCAAATAGCTGGCAAAATCAGTACGAGCTAACACAGGCACTCTACGAGTCAGCAGTAGAAACAGCTTACCTGAATGGCGACTTCGAGCAAATGGAACAATGGGCAACGATTGTCTTAAAACAGGCAAAAACGCCAATTGACAAAATGAAAGTTTATGAAGTCAAAATTCAAACTTGCATGGCGCAAGTCAAACAACTTGAAGCGATCGCCATTGGATTACAAGCACTGGAACTGCTAGGTGTAAAATTACCCCAGTCGCCTAGTTCCTTAGATTTGCAACAAGCACTCAGTCGCACAGCAACAAATTTGGCTGGGAAAAATATAGCAGAGTTGATTAATTTACCGTTAATGACAGAGGTAGATAAACTAGCAGCTATCCGAATGCTAACTAGTTTAGGTTCTCCTACCTATCAAGCTGCACCGATGCTCTTTCCCCTGGTTGTCTGCGAACAGGTAAATTTATCGCTTGAATTTGGCAACGCACCTTTTTCAGCTTACGGTTATGTTTGTTACGGCGTGATTTTAAACGGCATAGTTGAGGATGTTGAGTCGGCTTATCAATTTGGCAAGTTGGCTTTAAACTTAGTGGAGCGATTCAACACCGTAGAACTCAAGACAAGTGTATTTTTTGTCGCCGGATCGTGTACCATGCATGGAAAAGTAGACGCTAGAGAAACTTTACCACTGCTACTGAATGGATATCGGAATGGATTGGAAAACGGACATTTTGAATATGGTGGCTATGCTGCCATGCAAAGATGCCAATATTCCTATTTTACTGGTCAAGAACTGGCAAATCTGGAGCGCGACATGGCAAACCTCAGCGATGCTCTGCTTCAGTTAAAGCAAGAAAATGCCTTAAGTTGGAATCAAATCTTTCAGCAGTCAGTCTCTAACTTACTCGAACCAGCTCAAAATCGGTGCTGTTTGTTAGGTCAAGCATACAACGAAGAGCGATCGCTACCGCTGTTAGAGAAAGCCAACGATCGCACTGGATTGCACTACCTTTATATCAACAAACTGATTCTTTGTTATTTATTTGGCGAGTCCGAGCGAGCATTAGAAAATGCAGATCGAGCCGCACAGTATTTAGATGGAGTCAAAGCATTTCTAGTTGTGCCGGTCTTTCATTTCTACGATTCTTTGGCACAACTAGTAATTTATCCATCAGCATCGCGATCGCAACAAGAACAACTTTTAGACAGAGTACTCAATAACCAGAAAAAGATGCGGAAATGGGCGGGTTATGCCCCGATGAATTTTCAGCATAAGTACGAATTGGTAGAGGCAGAGCAAGCGCGGATATTAGGTCAATATTGGCAAGCAATGGAGTTTTACGATCGCGCGATCGCTGGGGCGAGAGAGCATGGATACATTCAAGAAGAAGCATTAGCAAATGAATTAGCAGCCAAATTTTATTTTTTACAAGGCAAAGATAAAATTGCGCAAGTTTACTTAGTCGAGGCTTACTACGGTTATCTACGGTGGGGAGCAGCGGCAAAAATTAAAGATTTAGAAGCAAAATATCCTCAACTACTGGCTCAAGCTCCAAAGCAAGAAAGCCCATTTGAAGAGATTAACCAAACTGCAAACTCTACTCCACTTAAAAGCTCCAAAAACCTAGATTTAGCAACTGTAATGAAAGCCTCGCAAGCGCTTTCAAGCGAAATTGTTTTAAACAATTTGCTGACTAAACTCATGCAAACTGTGCTGGAAAATGCCGGAGCGGAAAAAGGATTTTTACTTTTAGATAAAGCAGGAGAACTTTACATCGAAGCAATTGGAGGGAGTAGTTTAGATGAAATTGCTGGACGGAAAGTACTTCCTTTCAAAATATTAGAAACGTGCGAAGATTGTCTGATTCTACCGATTTCGGTTATCAATTATGTAGCCAGAACCCTAGAATCTATCGTTTTAAATAATGCAACTGTTGCAGAAATTTTTGCTACCGATCCTTATATTGTCGATCGCCAACCAAAATCGGTTTTATGCACGCCAATTCTGCACCAGGGGAAACTGACGGGCATTCTCTACCTAGAAAACAATCTCACAACTGGAGCTTTTACACCCGACCGCCTGGAAATTTTACAACTGCTATCTGCTCAAGCCGCAATTTCAATCGAAAATGCTCGTCTTTATCACGATTTAGAAAACTATAACCAGTCTTTAGAAACTAAAGTAGCGGAGCGGACGCTAGAGCTACAAGCAAAGAACGTACAACTGCAACAGGAAATTGGCGATCGCCAGCGAGCAGAAATAGCCGCCTCAGCTGCGAGTCAGGCTAAGAGTGAATTTTTAGCCAATATGAGCCACGAACTCCGCACCCCGCTCAATGGCATTTTGGGTTACGCTCAAATTCTCAAGAGAGAAAAAGCTTTGACCGAGCAACAAAAGAATGGTTTGGATATCATTTATCGCTGTGGGGATCACTTGCTGACTCTAATCGACGATGTTTTAGACATCTCCAAAATCGAAGCTCAAAAAATGGAACTTGATTGTCACGATTTCAATTTTTTAGAATTTCTAGCGGGGATTGTCGATATCTGTCAAATTCGCGCCGAGCAAAAAGGCATTTGTTTAACTTACCAGCCGTCTAACCTACCGCAATTCATTCGTGCTGACGAGAAACGACTGCGACAAGTCTTGCTCAATCTGTTGGGCAATGCCGTCAAGTTTACCGAAAAAGGTAGCGTGACTTTCAAAGTGAGCGATCGCGCTGGAAAGCTGCGGTTTCAAGTAGAAGATACCGGAATTGGCATGGCAGCAGAACAGTTAGAAGAAATTTTCTTGCCATTTCAGCAGGTAGGCAAGCATCGTCATCACGTTGAAGGAACGGGATTGGGTTTGGCAATTAGCAAACAGTTAGTGCAAAAGATGGGTGGTGACATCGAGGTCAAGAGTACTTTGGGTCAAGGGAGTGCTTTTTGGTTCGAGCTAGAATTCCCGAGAATTTGCCAATTAGCTGAGGTTACTAACACGAGTAAACGGAGAATTATCGGTTTTAAAGGCGACAGATTGAAAGTGTTGGTCATAGACGACAAATGGTCGAACCGTTCTGTCATAGTCAATATGCTGGAGCCACTGGGGTTTGAAATGTTAGAAGCGATCGACGGTCTTGATGGTTTGACTAAGGCACAGGCGTTTCAGCCTGATTGCGCGATCCTAGATTTAGTCATGCCTGGGATGGATGGCTTTGAAGTGACTCGTCATCTCAGAGCATTGCCAGAGTTAGCAGGTGTAGTGGCGATCGCGATCTCAGCTAGCGTGTTCGATTTCGATCGGCGGCAGAGTCAAGCAGTCGGTTGCGATGATTTTCTGCCGAAGCCAGTTCGCGAGACAGATTTATTAGAAAAATTAAGGATTCACTTAGGTTTGGAATGGATTTATGAGGAAGAATCGACAATTAAAGCTTTAGATAATTCCCCACCAAGAGAATTGGCAGCAGGAGCGATCGTTTCTCACTCTTCCCTGCTCCCTGCTCCCCGCTCCCTGCTCCCTGACCCAGCAGCAGCAGGAGCGATCGTTCCTCCCCCAGTTGAGGAGATGGCGAAGTTGCTCGATTTGGCAATGAGGGGTGATATTCGAGGCATCTTGGAACAAGCCGCTAGAATTGAAGCATTAGATCGGCGGTTTCTACCATTTGCGCTGCATCTGCGTCAACTCGCTAAAAGTTATAAAGAGAAACAAATTCTGGAGTTTGTGAAAAAATACTTAGAGACTTAG
- a CDS encoding mechanosensitive ion channel family protein gives MVRSRRFRLVSNLISAIFTIVLAVGLWLPAIAQTPAKVPVVLDGQPIFQVSNSGQYGARERAEAIAKQLQNAVRADRPIQVEIEQRNQLPTILLNDRYLLTVTERDAIPGSTPQEQASQWVQQIQEALERAKTERTTAYLWQTSLLAAGIVLIAAALTWGLGWIKHRFFQAAQEQLTASTEADADRQPLRILEFLFKLVLAIARIGLWVGVVLYITNLFPFTRQWSYQIASVLATSLASPILTLSNNSYSVIDLVVLAGLLFGLVICAGIVTNLFRSRVLRYAGINRGAQEAIAILAKYGLIFVGSLVLLQVWGLDISSLAIVASALSVGIGFGLQDIAKNFGSGIVLVFERPIQVGDFVEVGDYKGTVERIGARSTEIRTLDRVSIIVPNSRFLENEVINWSHHNPISRLHLPVGVAYGCDAKAVEAALLEAARNHPKVLKSPPPQVLFKSFGDSALDFELLVWTKEPERQFLLTSDLYYQIYDVLNQKEIEIPFPQHDLHLRSGTVGLSPQVESALTQMLARWQNNGDRHSHTSGDGKS, from the coding sequence ATGGTTCGTTCTCGCCGTTTTCGACTCGTATCTAACCTAATAAGCGCAATTTTTACTATAGTCCTAGCTGTGGGCTTGTGGCTGCCCGCGATCGCCCAGACACCTGCAAAAGTCCCTGTCGTGCTAGACGGACAGCCCATCTTTCAAGTCAGCAATTCAGGACAGTACGGCGCTCGGGAACGAGCGGAAGCGATCGCTAAACAACTACAAAATGCAGTTCGAGCCGATCGACCAATTCAGGTAGAAATCGAACAGCGCAACCAGTTACCGACAATTTTATTAAACGATCGCTACCTGCTGACAGTTACAGAACGAGATGCAATTCCAGGTAGCACGCCACAAGAACAAGCAAGTCAGTGGGTACAGCAAATTCAGGAGGCATTAGAGCGAGCAAAAACCGAGAGAACGACAGCCTATCTTTGGCAAACTAGTCTTTTAGCAGCAGGAATTGTCCTGATAGCTGCTGCTTTAACGTGGGGATTGGGATGGATTAAGCATCGTTTCTTTCAAGCGGCTCAAGAGCAATTAACTGCTAGTACGGAAGCTGATGCCGATCGCCAACCGCTACGCATATTAGAATTTTTGTTCAAACTCGTGTTAGCGATCGCGCGAATTGGACTTTGGGTAGGCGTTGTCCTTTACATCACGAACTTGTTTCCCTTTACGCGGCAGTGGAGTTACCAAATTGCTAGCGTGCTTGCGACTAGCCTTGCCTCACCCATCCTGACGTTGAGCAATAACTCTTATTCTGTCATCGACTTGGTAGTCTTAGCCGGATTGCTGTTTGGCTTAGTCATCTGTGCTGGAATTGTCACCAATCTGTTTCGCTCTCGCGTGCTGCGGTATGCTGGCATCAATCGCGGCGCTCAGGAAGCGATCGCTATTCTTGCCAAATACGGTTTGATCTTTGTTGGCTCGCTGGTATTGCTGCAAGTCTGGGGACTGGATATTAGCTCTTTGGCGATCGTTGCTAGTGCCTTAAGTGTAGGAATTGGTTTCGGCTTGCAAGATATTGCCAAAAATTTCGGTAGCGGGATCGTATTGGTGTTCGAGCGCCCGATTCAGGTAGGAGATTTTGTCGAAGTGGGAGACTATAAAGGAACTGTCGAGCGGATCGGAGCCAGAAGCACTGAAATTCGCACCCTCGATCGCGTTTCGATCATCGTGCCGAATTCTCGCTTTCTCGAAAATGAAGTGATTAACTGGAGCCACCATAACCCGATCTCGCGCCTCCATCTCCCCGTTGGCGTTGCCTATGGTTGCGATGCCAAAGCTGTAGAAGCCGCTTTACTAGAAGCCGCTCGCAACCATCCCAAGGTGTTAAAGTCTCCCCCGCCGCAAGTGCTGTTTAAAAGCTTTGGTGACAGCGCCCTAGATTTTGAATTATTGGTTTGGACTAAGGAACCGGAACGGCAATTTTTACTCACCAGCGATCTGTACTATCAAATCTACGACGTGCTGAACCAGAAAGAAATCGAGATTCCTTTTCCGCAGCACGATCTCCACCTGCGTTCTGGAACGGTGGGACTTTCACCACAAGTCGAGTCAGCTTTAACTCAAATGCTGGCACGTTGGCAGAATAACGGCGATCGCCATTCCCATACTTCAGGTGACGGCAAATCGTAA
- the rppB gene encoding two-component system sensor histidine kinase RppB, producing the protein MQQNKLFSQTRWQLVIWYASVMSFILGLLGFGVDRAIIHAHWQTLNREIEVVAGTLHDDVEKDLRQPGRLEPTIQQLLPQIPQRDKHHILGAIHQGDYYARFLSLSGENVAFLGFLPDGLPLTPGKPMWQTLTDSKGNRYHQISLSLHTQDNRPWGYIQVGRSLSDVDAYLANVKLVLWLGLPIAIMLVAVSSWWLAGRAMQPVYQSYQQIQQFTADAAHELRTPLAALAATVESALRSPHLPEPEAREILQTVNRQNQRLTALVADLLLLSRMERQSLPVRHQLCCLDDIISDLVEELESLALAAAVALKAEIKVCKPLQIVGDEEQMYRLVTNLMVNAIQYTPSGGCVRAILDKEDDRAVIRVADTGIGIAPEHQQRIFDRFYRVNSDRSRMTGGSGLGLAIAMAIVQAHKGSLEVHSEVGKGSTFTVRLPASL; encoded by the coding sequence ATGCAGCAAAATAAGCTTTTTTCTCAAACTCGCTGGCAACTTGTCATCTGGTATGCGTCTGTCATGAGCTTTATTCTCGGTTTGCTTGGCTTTGGAGTCGATCGGGCAATTATCCACGCTCATTGGCAAACTCTTAACCGAGAGATAGAAGTTGTCGCTGGTACGCTACACGATGATGTTGAGAAAGATTTACGACAACCAGGACGTTTAGAGCCAACAATTCAACAGCTTTTGCCACAGATACCACAGAGGGACAAACACCACATTTTAGGGGCAATTCACCAGGGTGACTACTATGCTAGATTTTTAAGTCTTTCGGGAGAAAATGTTGCTTTTTTAGGTTTCCTGCCAGATGGTTTACCTTTAACGCCAGGAAAACCGATGTGGCAAACTTTAACTGACAGCAAAGGAAATCGCTACCACCAAATTTCTCTGTCGCTGCATACTCAAGACAATCGCCCTTGGGGATACATCCAAGTGGGACGCAGCCTCAGCGATGTTGACGCTTATTTAGCTAATGTCAAGTTAGTTTTGTGGCTGGGGTTGCCGATCGCCATCATGCTCGTAGCGGTTTCGAGTTGGTGGCTGGCAGGTAGAGCCATGCAGCCAGTATACCAGTCCTATCAACAGATTCAACAGTTTACAGCTGATGCCGCTCACGAGCTGCGAACTCCACTAGCTGCGCTGGCAGCAACCGTTGAATCGGCACTGCGATCGCCCCACTTGCCCGAACCAGAAGCACGCGAGATTTTGCAAACTGTCAACCGCCAGAACCAACGACTCACGGCATTAGTTGCTGATTTGCTACTCCTATCGCGTATGGAACGTCAATCTTTACCAGTGCGACACCAACTTTGTTGTCTTGACGATATTATTAGCGATTTGGTAGAAGAACTGGAATCTTTAGCGCTTGCCGCAGCAGTCGCGCTGAAAGCTGAAATTAAAGTCTGTAAGCCATTACAGATCGTTGGGGATGAAGAACAGATGTATCGTCTGGTGACTAACTTGATGGTTAATGCCATTCAGTACACTCCTTCCGGCGGTTGTGTGAGAGCGATTTTAGACAAAGAGGACGATCGCGCCGTCATTCGAGTTGCAGATACAGGTATCGGGATTGCACCAGAACATCAGCAGCGGATTTTCGATCGCTTTTATCGCGTGAATAGCGATCGCTCCAGAATGACTGGCGGTTCTGGTTTGGGATTAGCGATCGCGATGGCGATCGTTCAAGCACACAAGGGAAGCTTGGAGGTACACAGCGAGGTGGGCAAAGGTAGTACCTTCACCGTTCGATTACCAGCATCACTTTAG
- the rppA gene encoding two-component system response regulator RppA, giving the protein MRVLLVEDEPDLGTAIKRTLNQEKYVVDLVFNGTEAWDYLENQQMQYTLAIFDWLLPGMSGIDLCKRLRRQNSPLPVLMLTAKDSVEDRVAGLSAGADDYLVKPFSMAELLARVKALHRRSPQLQPQQLQAGNLILDYDTRSVYRLERSGGKQLVELTNKEFQLLEYFMKHPNRIVTSEQIRNQLWEITADTTSNVVAAQIRLLRRRLAVVDSDRAIETVSGRGYRLNIANAAK; this is encoded by the coding sequence ATGAGAGTGCTACTAGTTGAAGACGAACCAGACTTAGGAACTGCCATCAAGCGCACCTTAAACCAAGAAAAATATGTGGTTGACTTGGTTTTCAACGGTACGGAAGCTTGGGATTACTTAGAAAACCAGCAGATGCAGTATACGCTAGCTATCTTTGACTGGTTATTACCTGGCATGTCAGGTATAGACCTTTGTAAGCGGTTAAGGAGGCAAAACAGCCCGCTACCAGTGTTAATGCTAACTGCTAAAGATAGTGTCGAAGATAGAGTTGCTGGCTTGAGTGCAGGGGCAGATGATTATTTAGTCAAGCCATTTAGTATGGCGGAACTGCTAGCAAGAGTTAAGGCACTGCATCGGCGATCGCCTCAACTTCAACCCCAACAACTACAAGCAGGTAATTTAATTTTGGACTACGATACCCGCAGTGTCTATCGTCTGGAACGATCGGGAGGTAAGCAGTTAGTCGAATTAACGAATAAAGAGTTTCAGCTGCTAGAGTATTTCATGAAGCATCCAAACCGGATTGTCACTAGCGAGCAGATCCGCAATCAACTTTGGGAAATCACGGCGGATACGACAAGTAACGTTGTCGCAGCTCAAATTCGCCTGCTCAGACGACGATTAGCAGTAGTGGATAGCGATCGCGCGATCGAAACGGTCTCTGGTAGAGGCTATCGCCTGAATATTGCCAATGCAGCAAAATAA